The Osmia bicornis bicornis chromosome 12, iOsmBic2.1, whole genome shotgun sequence genome includes a region encoding these proteins:
- the LOC114877581 gene encoding uncharacterized protein LOC114877581 gives MHRSIQRMNERSTMGEILRSWIQARLGAMIDLTPDMFGHYTRDGTLLAQMLHSYDIINRDQLETIVHTQDPALCRVNLKHLKFWLRFLGIDCDDESIAEISCGKGATSLRLFYKLYLCLEGKDRLHFITLQKEREKFVPTSKKFEVTTVSEDPSAYEPPDHPFCSKLVKGKTEMGRFKFPLLLRNLRRKREKLEQPWKPYSIVHPVEKVSIGRK, from the exons ATGCATAGGTCAATTCAAAGGATGAACGAGAGGTCAACGATGGGTGAAATTTTGAGAAGCTGGATCCAAGCGAGGCTAGGAGCGATGATCGATTTGACGCCGGATATGTTTGGACATTACACCAGAGACGGGACGCTGCTAGCGCAAATGTTGCACAGCTACGACATAATAAATCGCGATCAACTGGAAACGATCGTGCATACGCAGGATCCGGCTCTGTGCAGAGTGAACCTGAAACACCTCAAGTTTTGGCTACGCTTCCTGGGCATCGACTGCGACGACGAGAGCATCGCGGAGATTTCTTGCGGCAAGGGTGCCACCTCGTTGCGTCTCTTCTATAAGCTCTACTTGTGCCTCGAGGGAAAAGACAGGTTGCACTTTATCACGCTGCaaaaggagagagaaaaatTTGTGCCCACCTCGAAGAAATTCGAGGTGACCACCGTGTCGGAGGACCCTTCTGCCTACGAGCCCCCGGATCATCCTTTCTGTTCGAAACTGGTGAAAGGCAAGACCGAGATGGGACGCTTCAAGTTCCCTCTGCTGCTTCGAAACCTCCGTCGGAAACGAGAGAAGCTAGAGCAGCCTTGGAAGCCGTATTCGATCGTGCATCCTGTCGA AAAAGTCTCGATTGGACGAAAGTAA
- the LOC114877582 gene encoding sperm flagellar protein 2-like: protein MLEELTEEPEAAKAYVEQLKCRTKCAEMTAALKCQMQKSLLCELWERMEKKQDRSFDEAIARRTSDQCRYEKQMVSKLCEVRDQKNAMAENQRIVENMTLKANELEHRARLELEKDLACRKQKDVETECERMCELRRRLLEEKIEKIRKKHFKLCRLALQDLTSVALNIGEYRRVNDGNVPLSLLSEWKTMFLKCQPIYDEKFSKETEEDEESEPEPEVTAGDKGWCALLERSEAQRQVLLQDYLDTNSPWNEFTPMLGEDERETFELGRVVLGYVVHRLLNALYPRPPNRAQLLLSKFKTAAILLGIGNSQLHRSIGLLLEKSGIRLVRMEDAINYCLQRYKEEMSNVEYVDSTVIAATYDVVRKLRGKKRPPCPPPSSKNSSSISEAKGSRATEDKETKSTTKSSKTARTRGRQRTGARDRDQDRDRDRENEKDSKMVEKETQTPRNIPFDDLDPVLTDAAYIGKWIYEFLALGEPIDDELATKTLVEYLKSVTDAKGWALIDYPNTYEQMCRLETAVTGVVPPPDPKELDFQDVTIEDIEGIETLPRRIVFEDQEDPFALNRRSRLLPDPIANRDTSATRSTFVTLFVRIAQKPKGFQADRSYETVGKDAASIDKFYASLKNAYALYYSSLDANTLKRLARLVIGEPLQRRPSDELFGDVLNELDAGTGQQVVGGSRAPVVRRVLPDGENLEPDIDYIDDIDRLSIGTRDSARDYLRMDWLPIEPGPARPGESNWQWIDFPLPSGLLESLANLWECLENAYVENVREMLYLKSVHVSSVVPYRDFVTRNMKDFIRRPDNKQDLLNEFHKAFNSIDPDARHDVDVKCELHRRVADFQATLWDICDKRKEEAEGERKRLIADHWTVLEASILYNVFVGLVQAELDRFVDTKLSIEDYYLGMLKKPLPMSVGQKVILNRIEVETGAEETLRFEERPAQESSGTEVEQRTTDRKKERSGRKTKAVDVVPPAVDLAVLRRQIDDALIDRNKRFREAEDCCAFQGIMEIVRYARKVVDALSSTASELVKKERLAASRLDKDLLTDSGDSIIARTVSRGEELALEWRYAISYEINRVRLKLDSIIAVARMDFIFLLDSLQRTFHEIYDVIVDRYWRETRSVNEMGNVFCFAIEEGRIIENELLLEDDNFVVRSNVFVTEVDLEKRKSALKETLSSSRFRIADLARLMEIFKRVAPYGTISERAFVYILQDLASHGREEGESMLLPCRWYQLRASEVCKVVRSLFGTVDHIDWREFVVYAMDLPWPSHHDLLIARERFRAQDPDLRETVTRAQFYRTSLWFLDSKVVDTEIYDLLHDDFHTIVEQLYEEELYRSSLEDGDSGVFGIKKSSIADLKSRRSNPEETLRRMLSKELLCRMYAVDRHTINYTALLLVFCKHEDPKEGFGKALAIALGNKVCTDMEEGERYVQEVYERKRLGLSWHRISRSEALEVTRQILEQLLDRATALDFEEEAEEVEDATTLSRDSIASIAYTANFEFEDEATWFPDDAVFTEKRLSKELIVYWLSLDLCLTVLAATLPWHVLQPEITGNCSNLRDRLSIVFKELRDEYLNEHKNVALAHRLLNHDFIHRLLNSVSNFTIKNIGDIVQKILQSREQNIG, encoded by the exons ATGTTGGAAGAATTGACGGAGGAGCCGGAAGCGGCGAAGGCGTACGTCGAGCAGCTAAAGTGTCGCACGAAATGCGCGGAGATGACCGCTGCTCTCAAGTGCCAGATGCAAAAGAGCTTGCTATGCGAGCTTTGGGAACGGATGGAAAAAAAGCAGGATCGATCGTTCGACGAGGCGATCGCGAGACGAACATCGGATCAATGCCGTTACGAGAAACAGATGGTAAGCAAGTTGTGCGAGGTACGGGATCAAAAGAACGCGATGGCGGAGAATCAAAGGATCGTGGAGAACATGACGTTGAAAGCGAACGAGCTCGAGCATCGAGCGAGGCTGGAACTGGAGAAAGACTTGGCTTGCAGGAAACAAAAGGACGTGGAGACCGAGTGCGAGAGGATGTGCGAGCTTCGTCGGAGGTTGCTCGAGGAAAAGATCGAAAAGATACGGAAGAAACATTTTAAGCTTTGTCGACTAGCGCTACAAGATTTGACCAGCGTCGCTTTGAACATTGGCGAGTATCGACGAGTAAACGACGGGAACGTGCCCCTGTCGCTTCTCAGCGAATGGAAGACCATGTTTCTCAAGTGTCAACCGATTTACGACGAGAAATTCTCGAAGGAAAcggaagaagacgaagaatcGGAGCCGGAGCCGGAGGTAACGGCTGGCGATAAGGGATGGTGCGCGTTACTCGAGAGGTCGGAGGCGCAGCGTCAGGTCCTTTTACAGGACTATCTGGACACGAACTCGCCGTGGAACGAGTTTACCCCGATGCTCGGCGAGGACGAGCGCGAAACGTTCGAACTCGGTCGAGTGGTACTCGGTTACGTGGTGCATCGGCTGCTGAATGCCCTTTACCCTCGTCCGCCGAATCGCGCGCAACTCTTACTCTCGAAATTCAAAACCGCCGCGATTTTGCTTGGCATCGGCAACTCTCAGTTGCATCGATCGATCGGTTTGTTGCTGGAGAAAAGCGGAATACGCTTGGTGCGAATGGAGGACGCGATCAATTACTGTTTGCAGAGGTACAAGGAGGAAATGTCGAACGTAGAGTACGTCGACTCAACGGTGATCGCCGCGACGTACGACGTGGTGAGGAAACTACGGGGCAAGAAACGACCTCCGTGCCCTCCTCCGTCTAGCAAAAATTCCTCCTCCATTTCAGAGGCAAAAGGTTCGCGAGCGACCGAAGATAAGGAGACGAAAAGTACGACCAAGTCGAGTAAGACGGCGCGAACGCGAGGCCGACAGCGAACGGGAGCTCGAGACCGAGATCAAGATCGAGATCGAGATCGAGAGAACGAGAAAGATTCGAAAATGGTGGAGAAGGAAACGCAAACTCCGCGAAACATACCGTTCGACGATCTGGACCCGGTGCTGACCGATGCCGCGTATATCGGTAAATGGATCTACGAGTTTCTCGCGTTGGGCGAGCCCATCGACGACGAACTCGCGACCAAGACTCTCGTCGAGTACCTGAAGAGCGTGACCGACGCGAAAGGCTGGGCTCTGATCGATTATCCGAACACGTACGAGCAAATGTGTCGACTGGAGACCGCTGTGACGGGTGTCGTTCCACCTCCCGATCCAAAGGAGCTCGATTTTCAGGACGTTACGATCGAGGATATCGAGGGTATCGAAACGCTGCCGCGGAGGATCGTTTTCGAGGACCAGGAAGATCCGTTCGCTTTGAACAG acgaTCGAGACTGTTGCCCGATCCGATCGCGAACCGAGACACCAGCGCTACGAGATCCACCTTTGTCACGCTGTTCGTTAGGATAGCGCAGAAACCGAAGGGTTTTCAAGCGGATCGTTCGTACGAGACGGTGGGAAAAGACGCGGCCTCGATCGACAAGTTTTACGCTTCTCTGAAAAACGCGTACGCGCTCTATTACTCGAGTTTGGACGCGAATACGCTGAAGAGGCTAGCGAGATTGGTGATCGGTGAACCTCTGCAAAGAAGGCCGTCCGACGAGTTGTTCGGCGACGTTCTAAACGAATTGGATGCCGGCACAGGGCAGCAGGTGGTCGGTGGTTCGAGAGCGCCGGTGGTTCGACGCGTTTTACCCGACGGCGAGAACCTCGAGCCGGACATCGACTACATCGACGACATCGATCGGCTGTCGATCGGAACGCGAGATTCCGCTCGCGATTACTTGCGTATGGACTGGCTCCCGATCGAGCCAGGACCGGCCAGACCCGGCGAGTCGAACTGGCAATGGATCGACTTTCCACTGCCCTCTGGTCTCCTCGAAAGTTTGGCCAACCTCTGGGAATGCTTGGAGAACGCTTACGTCGAGAACGTCAGAGAGATGCTGTACCTGAAAAGCGTTCACGTGTCCAGCGTCGTTCCGTACAGAGATTTCGTGACCAGAAACATGAAGGATTTTATAAGACGACCGGACAATAAACAGGATCTGTTAAACGAGTTTCATAAAGCTTTCAACTCGATCGATCCCGACGCTCGTCACGACGTGGACGTGAAATGCGAGTTGCATCGACGCGTGGCTGATTTTCAAGCGACGCTCTGGGATATTTGCGACAAGCGAAAAGAGGAAGCGGAAGGGGAACGAAAACGTCTGATCGCGGACCACTGGACCGTCCTCGAAGCCTCGATCCTCTACAACGTTTTCGTCGGTCTTGTTCAAGCTGAACTGGATCGTTTCGTCGACACGAAACTCTCGATAGAAGATTACTACTTAGGGATGCTGAAGAAACCGTTGCCAATGTCTGTCGGTCAGAAGGTGATTTTGAACAGAATAGAAGTGGAAACGGGAGCGGAAGAAACGTTGCGGTTCGAGGAGCGACCTGCTCAAGAGTCTTCGGGAACGGAGGTGGAACAACGGACCACCGATCGAAAGAAAGAACGATCCGGAAGGAAGACAAAAGCGGTGGACGTTGTTCCGCCAGCTGTCGATCTGGCGGTACTTCGTAGGCAGATCGACGACGCGTTGATCGACAGAAACAAGCGATTTCGAGAGGCGGAGGATTGTTGCGCGTTTCAAGGAATCATGGAGATCGTTCGGTACGCGAGAAAAGTCGTCGACGCGTTGTCTTCGACGGCTAGCGAGCTAGTGAAAAAAGAGCGTCTCGCGGCGTCGAGGCTCGACAAAGATCTTCTTACAGACTCCGGTGATTCGATAATCGCGAGGACAGTTTCGAGGGGCGAGGAGCTCGCGTTGGAATGGCGATACGCGATATCCTACGAGATTAACCGGGTTCGTTTGAAGCTCGACTCCATAATCGCCGTGGCTCGAATGGATTTCATTTTCCTCCTGGATTCGCTGCAGCGGACCTTTCACGAAATTTACGACGTTATCGTGGACAG GTATTGGCGAGAGACCAGGAGCGTAAACGAAATGGGAAACGTATTCTGTTTCGCGATCGAGGAGGGTAGAATAATTGAGAACGAGTTACTCTTGGAGGACGACAATTTCGTGGTTCGTTCGAACGTGTTCGTGACGGAGGTCGATCTGGAGAAACGAAAATCCGCGTTGAAGGAAACGTTATCGAGTTCCCGGTTTCGCATAGCCGATCTCGCTCGATTAATGGAGATCTTCAAACGAGTCGCGCCATACGGAACCATTTCCGAACGCGCTTTCGTTTACATACTTCAAGATCTGGCGAGTCACGGACGCGAGGAAGGAGAATCGATGCTACTTCCTTGCCGGTGGTACCAGCTTCGAGCCAGCGAAGTTTGCAAGGTGGTCCGTTCCCTGTTCGGCACCGTCGATCACATAGACTGGCGAGAATTCGTCGTTTACGCGATGGACCTTCCCTGGCCGAGTCACCACGATCTCTTAATCGCTAGAGAACGTTTTCGAGCTCAGGATCCCGATTTAAGAGAAACGGTGACTCGCGCTCAGTTTTATCGAACGTCTTTGTGGTTCCTCGACAGTAAGGTGGTCGACACCGAGATTTACGATCTTCTTCACGACGATTTCCATACGATCGTCGAACAGCTCTACGAAGAAGAGCTGTATCGTTCGAGTCTGGAGGACGGCGATTCGGGGGTTTTCGGAATTAAAAAGAGCTCGATCGCAGATTTGAAATCGCGTCGCTCGAACCCGGAAGAAACGCTCAGGCGGATGCTGTCGAAAGAGTTGCTATGTCGAATGTACGCGGTCGATCGACACACGATCAATTACACCGCGTTACTGTTGGTCTTCTGCAAGCACGAGGATCCAAAGGAAGGTTTCGGAAAAGCGCTCGCGATAGCGCTCGGTAACAAAGTCTGCACCGACATGGAAGAGGGCGAGAGATACGTTCAAGAAGTTTACGAACGAAAGCGACTCGGTCTCTCTTGGCATAGAATCTCTCGCAGCGAGGCTCTTGAG GTGACCAGACAGATCCTTGAACAGTTGTTGGATCGAGCGACAGCGCTTGACTTTGAGGAGGAAGCGGAAGAGGTGGAGGATGCAACTACGCTATCCCGCGACTCGATCGCCTCGATCGCCTACACGGCCAACTTTGAATTCGAGGACGAAGCTACGTGGTTCCCCGATGATGCGGTTTTCACTGAGAAACGTCTCTCCAAGGAATTGATCGTTTACTGGCTGTCTCTCGATCTTTGCCTC ACGGTACTAGCTGCGACGCTGCCCTGGCACGTATTGCAACCAGAAATTACTGGAAATTGTAGCAACCTTCGGGATCGTTTGTCAATCGTGTTCAAGGAACTGAGAGACGAATATCTCAACGAACATAAGAACGTTGCGTTGGCGCATCGATTGTTGAATCATGATTTTATCCACCGGCTGTTAAACAGTGTCAGCAACTTTACCATCAAGAACATAGGGGACATTGTTCAAAAGATTTTGCAGAGCCGGGAGCAAAATATTGGCTAG